Part of the Marinobacterium rhizophilum genome is shown below.
ACAGTCGAACCGGGAAATAAACAATATTGACGAACCATTCATTAGGACACAGTTGCATGCTACAAAAAGTCCATGTATATGGAAAATGGGTAATGCATGCAGTAAAACATCCGCTGATTGCCACCCCCACAGTTTGTGCAGTGTCCTGGCATTGGAGAAGAGATTGCGGTGGGTGATCATTGCGCCCTTTGGCTTTCCCGTAGTCCCAGAGGTGTATAAGATAGCTGCTGTATCGTCCGCTTTACATGTTACAGTTTCAAACTTAACTGATTGACCAGTGGCCTTTTCTATTAGGCTTCCACCACCAGTACTGTCAAGAGTCTCCAGATTTTTTACTCCAGCCTGAGTCGCAATACGCTCTACGGCCTCATAATAGCGGGTTCCAACCACCACCAAACCTGGCTCTGCATCTTCGAAGAAGTATTCTAGCTCGTGTTCTTTATACGCGGTATTGAGTGGTACAAAGGCAAGTCCTGCTCGTATACAGGCTAAATATAAGAATACGGCCTGTGCTGATTTATCTACCTGAGCAGCAACACGATCCCCTTTCTTAAGACCAAGTTGGACTAAAAGGTTAGCTAGTTGTGAACTTGACCGATGTAGCTGAGAATAACTGTAAATTGACCCATTTTCATTTTCGATGAACGTACTCCTCATATCAGAGGGGAATCGGTCGTAAAATTCATCATAAAGATTGCTTCTCATTTTTTTCATCCGTTTCAAAAATTAATTAATGGAAAGCATACTTAAAGTGGATAAGTTGAAGGGGTGTTAATAAATAGATAAGCTCTAATTCTTACTTTTGTTTTAATGGGATCTCAGGTGATATTTTATTAATATAGATATTCCTCACCCTAATCCCATGTGCTCTTTCAAATCTAACAGTCGTGGCAGTATAAGGTCAGGACTGTAAGGATAGCCATTAATGGATTCTCTCTGGCTTGCGCCCGTCAAGACTAAAACGGTTTTGAGACCAAGTTCCATACCAGCAATCACGTCGGTGTCCATTCGATCTCCGACCATCACCGCATTTGCTGCATGAACGCCCAGTTTTTCCAGTGCTGCACGCATCATGAAGGGGTTTGGTTTACCTAAAAAGTATGGGGTTATTCCAGTTGCCGCTTTAATCAGTGCACAGGCCGCCCCACATGCCGGAACATCTCCGTCTTCGGCGGGAATATTTAAATCAGGGTTAGTCCCGATAAAACGAGCACCTTTATTCACCAAATTAGCGCCCTTGGCTAACTTCTTGTAAGAGTATTCAAGTGATTCTCCAACAACTACATAATCCGGTGCTACATCATCAAAAATACAGCCTTTTTTTTCCATCGCACAAATCAGACCTTCATCACCGATTGGAAAATAACTAGCCCCAGGTTTTTGCATGTGGATAAAATGAGCTGTAGTCATTGCTGATGTATACACATTTTCTGGCGTTATAGGAAACCCAAGTTCGCTCAAGTTAATAGCCATAACTTCCGGTGTAAAGCGGGAATTATTGGAGAAAACCAAGAATGGGACTTCGTGTTTCACGAGGAGTTTTAGGTATTCCGCTGACCCTTGAACTGCTTTTGATCCTCGCACCAATACTCCGTCCATATCAAGCAAGTGACATGGAACGTCTCTTGATTTAATGTAAAAAAACTGGGGCAAACTTTTTTCTTCTGTCACTTTAACTTTCTCCTGTAAATCGGAATTTATCTGTGTTCTCATTTTTCGGTGTTCTAAATATGAGCAACTTACTCCAAAGAGCCTTGGAGGGTATATTCCTCTGCTGTTTCTTCTTCAGAAAGAAGGCGAGATTTAAGCAAAAGTCCGTTATCTATAAGTATTGGGTAACAAACGGATGAAATAAGGCTATTAAGGTGTCTGATTGAACGCAACGTATCTAAATGAATATCGCTGGAACTTATACTCTTGCGAGTCCCCGCTTGCAGTCGGTTAAGATGCTTCGTTCTGCTAGATCGTTCGAAATTCGTCATTTCCGTTTTTCCTTCCTTAAGCAGCCGGGCGCTACTCAAATCGTCGGAAATCAAAACGCTTGCGGCTAGATTTAAATTTTCTAAAAGCAGCTCATGCATGGCAAGTAATTCTCTTTTTCCCTCACTAGAAAATACGCCACCTTCCTTGTACATCTGCTCTGCACGGGGAGCAAGGTAGAGCACTACGATGTCACCCGATTGCTCCAATGCAATTGCATATTCAATTAAATTACGCAACCTATTATTTTCTTCGTGGCTTATGGTGTCTGTAGGTAGTGCCGACACGAAGGTGCGTATACCTTTTAATGCGTCATTGACGTAACGGTCTTGTTTGACTATTTCCCGAGCTTGTTCATCACTGTATTTTTCGTAGATGTCAAGTATGGGTGTCGTCATCAGCTCTACCAGATGCAGCATTCTCAGGACTTCTCGCCTCAGTCCAATCAATGCCAGCCTAGGATTATTCAATAGTCCATCATTTAGCACAGAAACATGGTGGGAAGCAGGAACTGATACGGGGGCGCTATCATCCGGAATAAATCGCTCCGCCGGCGCTTGAAGATATTTTAGGAAAGGTAAAAATACCAACAGGGCAAAGTTGAACAAAATATGGACGAGAACCAGAGATTGCGCCTCTGATATCTCGGTCATATAGGTTGTTACAACGATTCCATTGAGTATAAGTAAGACTATGAATGCACCGGATCCACGGATCGCAAGATTTACTAAAAGAATGCGCTTAGCTTTTGCTACGGCTCCTCGATTAAGCCAAATCGGCACAGTTGCACTGCCGAGATTGGCTCCAAGAACTAACGATATGCCAGCCCCTAAAGGTATAGCATCGATAGAGACTAGAGTGACACACATAAGAATAACAGCAACAGATGAGTGCATAACAAATGCGAGCGCTGCGCCGACCAGAAAAGCTGTAAGAAAATCTTTTTCGAGATAGCCTGCTATTGCCGGAAGAAACGCGCTATCACGGATCGGGTCCATTGTCTCTCGTAGGAATTTTAGGGAAATCAATATAAAGGCAAGCCCTAGTATAACGCGCCCTGCCTGCTTTAATTTTCTCGAGTCCGTTTTGAGAAAAAGTGTTCCCCCTACGGTTAATAGAACTGGAACCAGCCATTCTAGGTCAAAGGATAATATTTGTATTAATAAAGCCGATCCTAAATCAGCTCCCAGAACAATTGCCAATCCGGCTCCAAACTGAAGCACTTTTTTTCCGGCAAAGTCTGACACAAGTATTGCAACAGCCGCTGAACTTTGCAGAACAATTGCCAGGGTCAACCCTGTAAAGGCAGCTCGAAAAGACACGCCAGCAGTTGTAATAATACGTTTGAAAGATGCGCCAAAAGATCTTTCTATTCCTGTGCGTACCATTCGCACGGAGTAGAGGAGCAACATAGTTGCCCCAAACAATTGCAAAAGAAACATAATAATTATCATAATAATATTTAGCTACTCTTTAGGTTCGCCTACAGCCGCAAGAATTTCTCTATCTACTTGTTATTATCAACACCCCTAGCTATACTTCAAATGCATATATTGTTCATAACTCATTGGTAAAATGAATGCTTCGCACGCAGATTCGATCATTTCACGCTGTAGCCAAAGCAGGGAGCTACACTCTTGCATCAAAGGACTTGAATGTCGGACAACCCACATTAACAACGCAAGTTAAAACATTGGAAGAACGATATGAAGTTGAACTATTTCAAAAAAAAGGGAGAGGAGTTGTATTAACACATGCGGGGAGTGAACTATTTGAAATAACCTCAAAAATTTCTATGCACGAGAGAGAGATTGAGCTTTTACTGAGTACATATAAAGGGTTAACGAGAGGGCAATTACACATAGCGGCCGTAAGCCCATTTCACGTCGTAGATATTTTAACTGTATTTCAGGCGAGATATCCAAATATCGAAGTATTAGTAACTCTAGGAAACTCTTATGAAACTCTTGAAAAAGTTTTAGTAGGTAAAGTCGATGTAGGTATTTTTGCCTGGGAGGAGGATGAGATACCCAATGTCATTTTGGAACATTACCGGACCCATAATGTAGTTGTTTTTGCGAACAAGGAGCACCCATTTTACAAACGAGACTCTATTTTCATTAATGAACTTGAAGGTCAAAATGTTATTTTACGTGAGGATGGGTCTACTACCCGTCGTGCGTTTGAGCTTTCTGCCAAAAAGGCCGGAGTCAATATAAAACCGTATCTGGTAATTGGTAGTCGTGAGGGAGTTTGGCAATCGGTCAAGCGCGGGCTGGGGATCAGCGTCGTCGCTGATTCAGAGTTTATTTCACACCCGGATATGCAAAAAATACCGATTACTGATGTCGATATTACCACAAGATATTTTTTATCTTATCTCAAGGATAGAGAAAAATCTCGGTTGATTCGCGCCTTTAGTGATGCGGCGCAAGAAGCCAAAAATCTTGAATTGATCTAAGAACTCTCTGATAATACCAATATTGGTATTATCAGAGTAATAATAAAATCAATTTTTAATATTTCTTCATTATTAACAATATATCATTGTCGATAATGGTGATGCGTCCCTAAAAATAAATCAAAGACACTCTGAAGTGTTATTCAGAACATTAGGGAACTAAAACATTCCTCAATGCCCCCCCTTTACCCATTAGGTCAAAGGCTTCATTCAAATCATCAAACCCGATTATGTCGCTGGCCAACTTATCCACAGCCAAATTTCCTTGTCTGTACATGTTAAGCAATTTTGGAATATCGCGAGAGGGAATGCAGCTTCCCATATAACTACCTTTCAAAGTACGCTCTTGGGCTCCTAGTAGGAAGTGTGATATGTTGATCTTTTTTTCCGGATTAGGCAGCCCCGCTGCCACAGTACAGCCACCTATGCGGGTTACCTCAAACGCTAACTCAAGGGCCTGCGGAACTCCAGCGGACTCTATAGCGATATGTACGCCGCCACCAGTGACAGCTTTAACTTTGGAAAGCATATCTGGATCGGTGGCGTTGAATACATGGGTCGCGCCAAAATTCTTGGCCGCATGCAGCTTTTCGTCATTGATATCAATAGCTAATACTTGACTCGAACCAGCAGCTGCGGCAGCCATCACGGCGCTTAACCCCACGCCACCTGCGCCAATTACTGCTACAGATTCTCCTGCCTTTATTCCGGATGTATTTATTACCGCGCCGGCGCCCGTCATTACTGCACATCCAAAAAGTGCCGCGTGCTGGGCTGGAATATTGTGATCGATCTTCACAAGAGAATGTTCGGAGACAACCGCAAACTCGGCAAACGCTGAAACCCCGGAGTGATGGTAAAGGCGCGCCCCATTCTTATGGAGACGCTGCCCTCCACTCATAAGAGTCCCTTTCGCATTTGCGTCTGATGCAGCGACGCACAACCCCGGGCGTCCAATTCGACACATTTCACATTTTCCGCAACTAGCAACAAACGAGGGGATCACATAGTCGCCTTCTTCAAACGCCGTTACGCCGGGCCCGACTTCCGACACAACTCCCACCGTCTCATGACCGAGTACAATAGGCATTGGCTTGGGACGCTCTCCGTCGATAGCAACCAGATCGGAATGGCATAGCCCGGCTGCTGCGATCTTGATTAGAACCTCCTCGCGTTCAGGACGGTCTAGATCGACGGTTTCTATAGATAGGGGTTTGGTATCTCGGTAAGGCCCTTTGAGCCCGGCGACACGTAAGACTGCTGCTTTTATTTTCATTGATCGACCCTTCCAAATAATATCTAACGACTCAGGAATTCCATGTGTACCTGAACTGGCTTTTAAGATAGGCTTGGGTCATCTCGACGCCACCCTCAACCCCTATGCCGCTTTCTTTCCAGCCGCCTAGAGGAATTTCTGCCGTATGGGCTGGTATGTCGTTAATGCCAATTGTCCCGACTTGAAGGTTGTCCGCCAAATAACGTTGACGTTTTTCGTTATTGGTAAATATATAAGCCGCTAGGCCATAAACTGTATTATTGGCCAGCTTGAGAACATCCTCATCCTTTTCAAAAGGAATAATCGGTACTACTGGACCAAATGGCTCAACTGTCAACAGGTCACTTTTAGGGTGTACATCTGTCAAAACGGTGGGTGGGAAGTAATATCCAGTCTTATCTATACGGCAACCGCCTATTTTTATTTTCGCTCCTCTCTCAACCGCGTCGTCAACTAAGCCTTGGATTGCTTCCAAACGGCGTAAATTAGCAAGCGGCCCCATTTTAACCAACGGATCTCGGCCGTCCCCTACGTTTATTTCAGCGGCACGCTGACAAAATATTTCCGTAAACTTCTCTACGATGTTTTCATGCACAAAAAAACGGTTGGGAGAGACACAAACCTGAGCGGAATTAGCAAATTTTCGCGTAACTAATATGTCCACTACTCGATTCAAATCCACATCGTCGTAGATTATCACCGGTGAATGACCGCCAAGCTCCATGCTCGTCGGCTTCATATACTTACCCGCCTCAGTCGCGAGCAATTTTCCAACGGGAACTGAACCAGTAAAGGTGACTTTGGCGATACGCGGGTCTCGAATCAGGAAGCTAGAAATATCACCAGGAACGCCAAATACTACATTGACAACATTACCTGGTAGCCCCGCATCAATCAGACACTTTATAAACTCGATTGTCGACATGGGGGTTTCTTCGGCCGGTTTGAGGACACAAGAACATCCGGCAGCTAATAGCGCAGCCAGCTTCTTCGACGCTTGTAGAACCGGGTAATTCCATGGGGAGAAGGCAGCGACCACGCCAACAGGACCATACTCAATGGTGACCTTCGCATTTGGATCGCGGGCTGGAAATTGGCGCGAAGCCACACGCCGAGCTTCTTCGCCACCCCACTCAATAAAATCGGCCGCACGAATCACTTCTACTTCGCTTTCGGACAGGGTTTTTCCGTGTTCCAGGGTCATCAACTGGCAAATTTCTTTACTTCTTTCCCGCATCAAACGGGCGGCTTTCTTCAGGATTACCCCTTTATCCCATGCAGGAACAGCAGCCCAGTCTTTTAAACCTTGGGTCGCCGACGAAAGAGCACGCTCCATATCTTCCGGAGTCGCTATAGCAAGGAGGCCTATACATTTCTCATTCGAAGGATTAATAATTTCTTGAGTCGCTTTATTGCTGGATTCGACCCATTCCCCTGAAATGTACATTTTGTGAGTTTGCATCATTACGGCATGTTCCTATATTCGTATCAAGAGCCTTGGCGTATGCTCAGTTCTAAATGCGGACAACCAACCCGTCATAAGCACACTCTTCTGGTACGCGATTGGCTACTGCCAGCATTTCCTCATTCATATGGGTTAAGATAATACGTTTGGCATTAAACTCATCCCAATGTTCCTTTATATCAGGGTAGTTAACGTGAAAACGTACTGGCTTTTCATAGAAATAACATTCACAGATAAACAGATCTGCCCCATTTGAAATCTTTGGGATATGCTTGGTCCAAGCAGTGTCACCGGTATAGGAGACAACCTTACCGCCAGCCTCAACACGTAAGGAGGTCGGATGGGTTTTGGGTGTGTGGGCTGCTGGATATGGAGTTACTACCATTTTTTCACCGACCTTGTTCGGTACATTAAGATCCATTTCGACGAAGGTAAGATCGAATTTTGGTTCCATAATATCACTGCCAGGCAGCATGCTTTCCATCATTTCACGAATACGGGCCTCAGTATCTCGCGGCCCGGCAATGATTAACGGCTTGGTACGCTTTGCTGCTAACATTGAGTCCAACAACATAGAAGGAATTCCCGAGCAGTGATCCGCATGGATATGTGAAAAAACCACAATATCGATTGAAGAGTGCTTGATTCCGGCTTGTTTTAGCGCCACCAACGAGGTGGCGCCAAACTCAATGGCGTAACGCAGACCTTCTACGTCCACGACGAAACATGAGTTGAACCGGCCTCCGGAGCCAAAAGCATCGCCACTTCCAGCAAAAGTAACAGTGTTTGTGTTAGTCTCAGTCATCATTATGCCCTGTGCTTGTTTTTCTTAGTTATTGCAATGCTCTATGGGCTTTTGCAGTAACAGCTTGTTAAAGAATTCCGGCGTTGCGCAACTCAGCGATCCGGTTTTCGTCAAAATCTAAAAATTCAGCCAAAATGTCATCAGTATGCTGTCCCAGTGTCGGAGGAGCGTGGCGATAATTAACTGGGGTTTCAGATAGATTGAGCGGGCTAGCGATCAGATCAACCGGTTTAGCGCCTGCAAGAGGGTGCTCCATTTTTATATGCATTCCGCGTGAGAGTACTTGCGGGTCGGATAATGCTTCAGCAATATTGTTGACTTTGGAGCAGGTCAGCTTTATTTTTGACAACTCCTCGACCCAATAGTTAACCGTTTGTGTAGCGATGAACTCGGACACGGCCGCATTAACTACTGCACGGTTTCTAACACGTTCTTTATTGTTTTTAAAACCGTTCCGCTCAAGCAAATCAGGACGACCTACAAAGTTGCACAACTTGGCAAATTGATCGTTGTTTACTGCGCCCAGCAAAATATAGCCATCAGATGCCTCGAATATTTGATAGGGGACGATGTTTGGGTGCCCAGTTCCCATCCGCTTTGGTATTTCTCCATCTAGAAAATAATTCACTCCTTGATTATACAGCCACGCAATCTGAACATCTAAAAGCGCTAGATCAATCTGCTGGCCTATTCCTGTCTGATCACGATGTCTCAAAGCTGATAAAATTCCGATACAGGCATACATGCCTGTCATGATGTCGTCGACCGCAATCGGAACCTTCGCTGGAGGACGTCCCTCTTCGCCAATAATGCTGATTAAACCGCCTAGTGCTTGTGCAACCATATCGTATCCCGGCCGGGCAGAATATGGCCCATCTTGTCCGTACCCGGTAATCGAGCAATAGATGATACCTGGGAAAAGGTCTCTTAATGTATCATAGTCGAGGCCAAGTTTTTTCAGACTTCCGACTTTGTAGTTTTCCACGAGAACATCGCACTGAGCGATCAGCCCTAGCAGGATTTCCCGGCCCTCAGCCTTTGAAAAGTCGATACTTATAGATCGTTTGTTACGTCCAGTTGATAAGTAATATCCGCTTTCGGTAGTGTCGTTTCCTTCCTCATCCTTTAGAAAAGGAGGTCCCCACTTACGGATATCATCGCCAATCATAGGCCGTTCGACTTTGATGATATCTGCACCTAGATCACCAAGAATTTGGGTGCAGGCTGGGGCTGCCAGAATTCGACTTAGATCGAGAACCCTGATCCCTGATAGTGGGCCTGTTGGCGTCGCCGCAGAATTTTCTTTTTGGGTAGCGTCTTGCATATTAACTCCATTGTACATTGTGCCTTTGCACGAAGTGTTAATGAATCATTACATAGTGTGCGAATATGTCGTATGAGATACCAAATATGTAGGAGCAGCTAATTGATCATCTAAAATAGATGAAGCTTTTCAGTATCATGGTTTTTCTATCTAATTTAATCTTTTTGACCTATTCTGCATTTGTTTTAATTTTCTTTGAAGATTTAAGCTGCAGACAATCTTGTTGATGCTATATACGTGTTATCCATAGAACTATACTTGGGAATGCGACAATCAATGCCAAACAGATTAACTGCAAGATCACAAAAGGGATTGACGATTTATAGATATCCTGGATCGTCACCCCCTTGGGTGCTACTCCACGTAAATAAAATAGCGAGTAGCCAAAAGGCGGGGTAATAAATGAGGTCTGCATGTTCATTGCGGCCAGAATCGCAAACCAAACAAGCAGTTCTGTGCCGGTTGAATCAAACCCAAAATCCAGCACTTTTATGATTGGAGCGAAAAGTGGCAGAACAATAAAACTTATCTCAATCCACTCAAGGAAAAAACCCATAATGAAGATCAACCCCATCATCAGCACCAGTAAACCGTAAGGTCCAAAGCCGGTCCCAAGGAACATCTCTTCAATCATAGTATCACCGCCAAGACGTTTGAATACAGCACTGAAGCAGGCAGCACCGATCATTACAAAGATCACCATCGCTGTTGTTTTGGAGGTGTCTCTAACCACATCCCTAAGTACTGGAAAATTTAATTTACGTGTAATCCAAGCCAACAAAGTTGCCCCAGCGGCACCGATACCTGCTGCTTCGGTTGGGGTTGCGATTCCGGTTATGATTGAACCAAGTACAGCCCCAATCAAAAGCAGGGGGCCGAGCAGGTTTTTAACCAGTTCCAACATTAAGCTGTCACTATGGCCTTTATTGACGTC
Proteins encoded:
- a CDS encoding HAD-IIA family hydrolase, producing MTEEKSLPQFFYIKSRDVPCHLLDMDGVLVRGSKAVQGSAEYLKLLVKHEVPFLVFSNNSRFTPEVMAINLSELGFPITPENVYTSAMTTAHFIHMQKPGASYFPIGDEGLICAMEKKGCIFDDVAPDYVVVGESLEYSYKKLAKGANLVNKGARFIGTNPDLNIPAEDGDVPACGAACALIKAATGITPYFLGKPNPFMMRAALEKLGVHAANAVMVGDRMDTDVIAGMELGLKTVLVLTGASQRESINGYPYSPDLILPRLLDLKEHMGLG
- a CDS encoding Na/Pi cotransporter family protein, with translation MFLLQLFGATMLLLYSVRMVRTGIERSFGASFKRIITTAGVSFRAAFTGLTLAIVLQSSAAVAILVSDFAGKKVLQFGAGLAIVLGADLGSALLIQILSFDLEWLVPVLLTVGGTLFLKTDSRKLKQAGRVILGLAFILISLKFLRETMDPIRDSAFLPAIAGYLEKDFLTAFLVGAALAFVMHSSVAVILMCVTLVSIDAIPLGAGISLVLGANLGSATVPIWLNRGAVAKAKRILLVNLAIRGSGAFIVLLILNGIVVTTYMTEISEAQSLVLVHILFNFALLVFLPFLKYLQAPAERFIPDDSAPVSVPASHHVSVLNDGLLNNPRLALIGLRREVLRMLHLVELMTTPILDIYEKYSDEQAREIVKQDRYVNDALKGIRTFVSALPTDTISHEENNRLRNLIEYAIALEQSGDIVVLYLAPRAEQMYKEGGVFSSEGKRELLAMHELLLENLNLAASVLISDDLSSARLLKEGKTEMTNFERSSRTKHLNRLQAGTRKSISSSDIHLDTLRSIRHLNSLISSVCYPILIDNGLLLKSRLLSEEETAEEYTLQGSLE
- a CDS encoding LysR substrate-binding domain-containing protein, with translation MLRTQIRSFHAVAKAGSYTLASKDLNVGQPTLTTQVKTLEERYEVELFQKKGRGVVLTHAGSELFEITSKISMHEREIELLLSTYKGLTRGQLHIAAVSPFHVVDILTVFQARYPNIEVLVTLGNSYETLEKVLVGKVDVGIFAWEEDEIPNVILEHYRTHNVVVFANKEHPFYKRDSIFINELEGQNVILREDGSTTRRAFELSAKKAGVNIKPYLVIGSREGVWQSVKRGLGISVVADSEFISHPDMQKIPITDVDITTRYFLSYLKDREKSRLIRAFSDAAQEAKNLELI
- a CDS encoding zinc-binding dehydrogenase, which produces MKIKAAVLRVAGLKGPYRDTKPLSIETVDLDRPEREEVLIKIAAAGLCHSDLVAIDGERPKPMPIVLGHETVGVVSEVGPGVTAFEEGDYVIPSFVASCGKCEMCRIGRPGLCVAASDANAKGTLMSGGQRLHKNGARLYHHSGVSAFAEFAVVSEHSLVKIDHNIPAQHAALFGCAVMTGAGAVINTSGIKAGESVAVIGAGGVGLSAVMAAAAAGSSQVLAIDINDEKLHAAKNFGATHVFNATDPDMLSKVKAVTGGGVHIAIESAGVPQALELAFEVTRIGGCTVAAGLPNPEKKINISHFLLGAQERTLKGSYMGSCIPSRDIPKLLNMYRQGNLAVDKLASDIIGFDDLNEAFDLMGKGGALRNVLVP
- a CDS encoding NAD-dependent succinate-semialdehyde dehydrogenase; this encodes MMQTHKMYISGEWVESSNKATQEIINPSNEKCIGLLAIATPEDMERALSSATQGLKDWAAVPAWDKGVILKKAARLMRERSKEICQLMTLEHGKTLSESEVEVIRAADFIEWGGEEARRVASRQFPARDPNAKVTIEYGPVGVVAAFSPWNYPVLQASKKLAALLAAGCSCVLKPAEETPMSTIEFIKCLIDAGLPGNVVNVVFGVPGDISSFLIRDPRIAKVTFTGSVPVGKLLATEAGKYMKPTSMELGGHSPVIIYDDVDLNRVVDILVTRKFANSAQVCVSPNRFFVHENIVEKFTEIFCQRAAEINVGDGRDPLVKMGPLANLRRLEAIQGLVDDAVERGAKIKIGGCRIDKTGYYFPPTVLTDVHPKSDLLTVEPFGPVVPIIPFEKDEDVLKLANNTVYGLAAYIFTNNEKRQRYLADNLQVGTIGINDIPAHTAEIPLGGWKESGIGVEGGVEMTQAYLKSQFRYTWNS
- a CDS encoding MBL fold metallo-hydrolase, translating into MTETNTNTVTFAGSGDAFGSGGRFNSCFVVDVEGLRYAIEFGATSLVALKQAGIKHSSIDIVVFSHIHADHCSGIPSMLLDSMLAAKRTKPLIIAGPRDTEARIREMMESMLPGSDIMEPKFDLTFVEMDLNVPNKVGEKMVVTPYPAAHTPKTHPTSLRVEAGGKVVSYTGDTAWTKHIPKISNGADLFICECYFYEKPVRFHVNYPDIKEHWDEFNAKRIILTHMNEEMLAVANRVPEECAYDGLVVRI
- a CDS encoding CaiB/BaiF CoA transferase family protein, which gives rise to MQDATQKENSAATPTGPLSGIRVLDLSRILAAPACTQILGDLGADIIKVERPMIGDDIRKWGPPFLKDEEGNDTTESGYYLSTGRNKRSISIDFSKAEGREILLGLIAQCDVLVENYKVGSLKKLGLDYDTLRDLFPGIIYCSITGYGQDGPYSARPGYDMVAQALGGLISIIGEEGRPPAKVPIAVDDIMTGMYACIGILSALRHRDQTGIGQQIDLALLDVQIAWLYNQGVNYFLDGEIPKRMGTGHPNIVPYQIFEASDGYILLGAVNNDQFAKLCNFVGRPDLLERNGFKNNKERVRNRAVVNAAVSEFIATQTVNYWVEELSKIKLTCSKVNNIAEALSDPQVLSRGMHIKMEHPLAGAKPVDLIASPLNLSETPVNYRHAPPTLGQHTDDILAEFLDFDENRIAELRNAGIL
- a CDS encoding TRAP transporter large permease → MEFIIEYSWAIGMICALIAGVFTGYPVAFLLCGLGVLFAVMSGIPLGFMGTIVSKIYAGILSNWLLLAAPLFIYMGLMLDKSGLAQRLLLTLERLCGQLPGGLALSVAVLGIVMAASTGIVGASVMLLGVIALPVMLRQGYDKKFAAGVTAATGTLGILIPPSIMLVFMGAILQVSIGDLFKAALFPGLMLGTLYILYILGVGFFTPHRAPVPSLKALDDVNKGHSDSLMLELVKNLLGPLLLIGAVLGSIITGIATPTEAAGIGAAGATLLAWITRKLNFPVLRDVVRDTSKTTAMVIFVMIGAACFSAVFKRLGGDTMIEEMFLGTGFGPYGLLVLMMGLIFIMGFFLEWIEISFIVLPLFAPIIKVLDFGFDSTGTELLVWFAILAAMNMQTSFITPPFGYSLFYLRGVAPKGVTIQDIYKSSIPFVILQLICLALIVAFPSIVLWITRI